AAATCTGCCATTCTAGAAGCAGAAGCAGAGCAGCAGTCTATCGTTCTCAGAGCCCAAGGTGATCGTCAGGATCGCGTATTGCGAGCCCATGCCACTTCAGAAGCATTGCAGATTGTCACTCAAGCCCTGAAGCAAGACCCTAAAGCTGAACAGGCTCTACAGTTTCTGTTAGCTCAGAACTATATGGATATGGGGGCAACCATCGGAGAAAGTGATAGCAGCAAGGTGATGTTTATGGATCCTCGATCAGTTCCTGCATCTATTGAAGGGATTCGTTCCATCATTGATGATTCAGGCCAAGTGTAAGGAAGGGTTGGCATTCTAGAGTAGATTGCTTACCCTAGATTGAAGCCAATACACATCTAAACCAAGTACCCTATGAAACTGGATCAATTTCTGAAATTTCAAGGGGTAACCCTGACCGGTGGACAAGCTAAACATCTGATCCAATCTGGATTTGTAACGGTCAATGGAGAGCTTGAAGTCCGCCGTGGACGACAGCTCAATGCGGGTGATATTGTCACCGTCGAAGATGAGTCTTTTGAAGTGGAATAAGCACCTGACTCTAACCCTTAAACAATTGCCTAGCTCTGGG
The genomic region above belongs to Acaryochloris sp. CCMEE 5410 and contains:
- a CDS encoding RNA-binding S4 domain-containing protein — encoded protein: MKLDQFLKFQGVTLTGGQAKHLIQSGFVTVNGELEVRRGRQLNAGDIVTVEDESFEVE